The Exiguobacterium acetylicum genome includes a window with the following:
- a CDS encoding MIP/aquaporin family protein: protein MSPILAEFLGTALLVALGNGVGAGVSLTKSFAKDAGWIVITFAWGFAVAIAAYAVGQFSGAHLNPAVTLGLAFDGSFAWADVPGYIVAQIAGGILGASLVFVHYLPHWAETKDPATKLGVFATSPAIPHTFANLMSEMIATFLLVIGLLSIGANKFSDGLNPLIVGFLIVSLGMSFGGTTGYAMNPARDLGPRIAHFILPIHGKGSSNWAYSWIPVLGPVLGGSLGGLFYRSVFTGKDTPAFWIVGLVTIIILGLCYRFGVRPNKTTSVESKSA from the coding sequence ATGTCACCCATTTTAGCTGAATTTTTAGGCACAGCCCTACTTGTCGCACTTGGAAATGGTGTTGGTGCAGGCGTAAGTTTAACGAAATCGTTTGCGAAGGATGCAGGTTGGATTGTCATTACGTTTGCCTGGGGCTTTGCCGTAGCGATTGCAGCATATGCCGTTGGTCAGTTCAGTGGCGCTCATCTTAACCCAGCAGTGACGCTTGGTTTAGCCTTTGATGGTTCATTTGCATGGGCGGATGTACCAGGCTATATCGTCGCTCAAATCGCTGGTGGGATACTTGGTGCGAGTCTCGTTTTCGTGCATTACTTACCACACTGGGCAGAGACGAAGGATCCAGCAACGAAGCTTGGTGTTTTTGCGACGTCACCAGCAATTCCACATACATTTGCTAATCTAATGAGTGAAATGATTGCGACGTTCTTACTCGTCATTGGGTTGTTATCAATCGGAGCGAATAAATTCTCAGATGGTCTGAATCCTTTGATTGTCGGATTCTTGATCGTCAGTCTCGGTATGTCATTCGGAGGAACAACAGGATATGCGATGAATCCGGCGCGGGACCTTGGTCCACGTATCGCCCATTTCATCTTGCCGATTCATGGGAAAGGATCTTCAAATTGGGCTTACTCTTGGATTCCGGTTCTCGGACCAGTTCTTGGTGGAAGTCTTGGCGGATTGTTTTATCGTTCAGTCTTCACAGGAAAAGACACACCAGCTTTTTGGATTGTAGGACTTGTGACAATCATCATATTAGGCTTATGCTATAGATTCGGTGTTCGTCCGAACAAAACAACGTCAGTGGAGTCAAAGTCAGCTTAA
- the glpK gene encoding glycerol kinase GlpK encodes MENYILSLDQGTTSTRAILFNRAGEIVHSAQQEFTQYFPKPGWVEHNANEIWGSVLAVVATCLTEANVKPSQIAGIGITNQRETAVVWEKETGKPIHNAVVWQSRQTAEICEALRAAGHAELFREKTGLLIDAYFSGTKVKWILDHVEGARERAERGELLFGTIDTWLIWKLSGGKAHVTDYSNASRTLMYNIHELKWDDELLEILDVPKAMLPEVRPSSEIYAETAGYHFFGEAVPIAGAAGDQQAALFGQACFDTGMAKNTYGTGCFMLMNTGEEAVKSDHGLLTTIAWGVDGKVEYALEGSIFVAGSAIQWLRDGLRLIDDAKESEGYATRVTSSDGVYVVPAFVGLGTPYWDSDVRGAVFGLTRGTEKEHFIRATLESLAYQTRDVLSAMEQDSGIEMKTLRVDGGAVKNNFLMQFQGDIIQAPVERPEINETTALGAAYLAGLAVGFFENREQIATQWKKERRFEPNMAKEETDALYGGWQKAVQATMLFK; translated from the coding sequence ATGGAGAACTACATTTTGTCATTGGATCAAGGTACGACGAGTACACGTGCGATCCTGTTTAACCGTGCCGGTGAGATCGTACATTCAGCGCAACAGGAATTCACGCAGTATTTTCCGAAACCAGGTTGGGTCGAACACAACGCAAACGAGATTTGGGGAAGTGTCCTTGCTGTCGTGGCGACTTGTCTGACGGAGGCGAACGTAAAGCCATCGCAGATTGCTGGTATTGGGATCACGAACCAACGTGAAACAGCTGTCGTCTGGGAAAAAGAAACAGGGAAACCGATTCACAACGCAGTCGTGTGGCAATCGAGACAAACGGCAGAAATTTGTGAAGCCCTTCGAGCAGCCGGTCATGCCGAGCTCTTCCGTGAGAAGACAGGTCTATTGATTGACGCTTATTTCTCTGGTACGAAAGTCAAATGGATTTTAGATCATGTCGAAGGAGCACGGGAACGTGCTGAACGTGGTGAACTCTTGTTCGGTACGATTGATACGTGGCTCATCTGGAAATTATCCGGCGGAAAAGCACATGTGACCGACTATTCGAATGCAAGTCGTACGTTAATGTATAACATCCACGAATTAAAATGGGATGATGAATTACTTGAAATCTTAGACGTCCCTAAAGCGATGCTTCCAGAGGTTCGTCCTTCTTCAGAAATCTATGCTGAAACAGCAGGATACCACTTCTTTGGTGAGGCGGTTCCGATTGCAGGAGCAGCGGGCGATCAGCAAGCAGCATTATTTGGTCAGGCGTGTTTCGATACAGGAATGGCGAAGAACACGTACGGGACAGGTTGCTTCATGTTGATGAATACAGGTGAAGAAGCCGTGAAATCAGACCATGGATTGCTCACGACGATTGCGTGGGGTGTCGATGGAAAAGTCGAATATGCTTTAGAAGGAAGTATCTTCGTCGCAGGTTCTGCGATTCAATGGTTACGTGACGGATTACGTCTCATTGATGATGCTAAAGAATCAGAAGGGTATGCGACACGTGTCACGTCTTCAGACGGCGTCTATGTCGTGCCGGCATTCGTTGGTCTTGGGACACCTTACTGGGATTCTGACGTCCGTGGAGCGGTCTTTGGTTTAACGCGTGGAACGGAAAAAGAACACTTCATCCGTGCAACACTTGAATCACTAGCTTATCAAACGCGTGATGTCCTATCTGCAATGGAGCAGGATTCAGGAATCGAGATGAAGACACTTCGTGTTGACGGTGGAGCGGTTAAGAATAACTTCTTGATGCAGTTCCAAGGTGACATCATTCAAGCACCAGTCGAACGTCCGGAAATCAATGAGACGACAGCGTTAGGTGCAGCATATCTAGCAGGACTAGCTGTCGGGTTCTTTGAGAACCGCGAACAGATTGCGACGCAATGGAAAAAAGAACGTCGTTTTGAGCCAAACATGGCAAAAGAAGAGACGGATGCCCTTTACGGTGGATGGCAAAAAGCTGTTCAAGCTACGATGTTGTTCAAATGA
- a CDS encoding glycerol-3-phosphate dehydrogenase/oxidase translates to MANQPFSSKNRADVYNRLTREELDLLVVGGGITGAGIALDAASRGMKIGLVEMQDFASGTSSRSTKLVHGGLRYLKQFEIQMVAEVGKERAIVYENGPHVTTPEWMLLPMHKGGTFGPFSTSIGLRVYDFLAGVKRSEWRSMLSAKETLAKEPLVKQQGLKGGGYYVEYRTDDARLTIEVMKEAVEHGARVVNYTKAEELIYDAGKVVGMRVTDLLTGDVHEIRAKKVVNATGPWVDELREKDGSKVGKQLRLTKGVHVVIDQSKFPLKQAVYFDTPDGRMIFAIPRDGKAYVGTTDTFFDKDTAHPKFTVEDQDYVLDAIHYMFPDVKVTAEDVESSWAGVRPLIYEQGKDPSEISRKDEVWQSESGLITIAGGKLTGYRKMGEHVVDLVAKLLKKEENVAYARCSTKNMPMSGGHVGGAKGFAEFLKAQTATNGLSTEEVQFLAKRYGSNLPKVLEYAAAYDAATTALPRSVYAQLHYGIEQEMVARPIDFFIRRTGAVFFDIAWARAHKDAVIEEMKSVLNWTADQTAAYTKELDIEIEDAAHAIVTE, encoded by the coding sequence ATGGCTAACCAACCATTTTCAAGCAAAAACCGCGCAGATGTCTACAATCGATTAACACGTGAAGAACTCGATCTACTCGTCGTAGGTGGCGGGATCACAGGTGCGGGGATCGCCCTCGATGCAGCGTCACGCGGTATGAAGATTGGCCTCGTCGAAATGCAGGATTTCGCGTCCGGTACGTCTAGTCGTTCAACGAAATTAGTCCATGGTGGTCTACGTTATTTAAAACAATTCGAAATTCAAATGGTCGCTGAAGTTGGTAAAGAACGTGCGATCGTTTACGAAAACGGACCACACGTCACGACACCAGAGTGGATGTTGCTTCCGATGCATAAAGGCGGTACGTTCGGACCGTTCAGTACATCAATCGGTCTTCGTGTCTATGACTTCTTAGCAGGTGTTAAACGTTCTGAATGGCGTTCGATGTTATCTGCGAAAGAAACATTAGCAAAAGAACCACTCGTCAAACAACAAGGTCTTAAAGGTGGCGGCTACTACGTCGAGTACCGTACAGATGACGCTCGTCTTACGATTGAAGTCATGAAAGAAGCGGTCGAACACGGCGCACGCGTCGTCAACTATACAAAAGCAGAAGAACTCATTTACGATGCTGGAAAAGTCGTCGGGATGCGTGTGACAGATCTCTTGACTGGTGATGTACATGAGATCCGTGCGAAAAAAGTCGTCAACGCAACAGGTCCATGGGTCGATGAATTACGCGAAAAAGATGGCTCGAAAGTCGGAAAACAACTTCGCCTGACAAAAGGTGTCCACGTTGTTATCGACCAATCGAAATTCCCGCTCAAACAAGCAGTCTACTTTGATACACCGGACGGTCGGATGATCTTTGCGATTCCACGTGATGGAAAAGCATACGTCGGTACAACAGATACGTTCTTCGATAAAGATACAGCACATCCGAAGTTCACAGTCGAAGACCAAGACTATGTCTTAGATGCGATTCACTATATGTTCCCAGACGTCAAAGTAACAGCGGAAGACGTGGAATCAAGCTGGGCTGGTGTACGTCCGTTGATCTATGAACAAGGAAAAGATCCTTCTGAAATTTCGCGTAAAGATGAAGTATGGCAATCTGAGTCAGGTCTCATCACGATCGCTGGTGGGAAATTGACTGGATACCGTAAAATGGGCGAGCACGTCGTTGATCTCGTCGCTAAACTCTTGAAAAAAGAAGAGAACGTTGCGTATGCACGTTGCTCGACGAAAAATATGCCAATGTCTGGTGGACATGTCGGTGGAGCAAAAGGATTTGCTGAATTCCTAAAAGCTCAAACAGCTACGAATGGTCTCTCAACTGAGGAAGTTCAATTCCTAGCGAAACGCTACGGTTCGAACCTTCCGAAAGTACTCGAATATGCAGCAGCATATGATGCAGCTACGACAGCTCTTCCACGTTCGGTCTACGCACAATTACACTACGGTATCGAACAGGAAATGGTCGCTCGTCCGATCGACTTCTTCATTCGTCGTACAGGTGCCGTCTTCTTTGATATCGCATGGGCTCGTGCTCATAAAGACGCGGTCATTGAAGAGATGAAATCTGTTCTGAACTGGACAGCAGATCAAACAGCTGCTTACACGAAAGAACTCGATATCGAAATCGAAGATGCAGCACATGCAATCGTGACAGAATAA